A single Fundidesulfovibrio terrae DNA region contains:
- the metW gene encoding methionine biosynthesis protein MetW, with protein MRYDLDLIASWIAPGSRVLDLGCGQGELLEYLHEAKQVRGFGVERDEEKAAAGIARGVSILQGDLIEEVRDYPDFAFDFVVLSQTLQQVTEPLELLQQILRVGRRAVVSFPNFAHWRNRCQLFFQGQAPVTPELPYDWHDTPNIRVITFKDFSRFCGHYGIRVLERVAIKSEPSTLTGLVLKWLPNLRASYGIFLLSKE; from the coding sequence ATGCGCTACGACCTGGACCTTATCGCCTCCTGGATCGCGCCCGGCTCGCGGGTATTGGACCTGGGCTGCGGCCAGGGGGAGCTGCTCGAGTACCTGCATGAGGCCAAGCAGGTGCGCGGTTTCGGCGTGGAGCGCGACGAGGAGAAGGCCGCCGCCGGCATCGCCCGGGGCGTGTCCATCCTGCAGGGGGACCTGATCGAGGAGGTGCGCGATTATCCCGACTTCGCCTTCGATTTCGTGGTGCTCTCCCAGACCCTGCAGCAGGTGACCGAGCCCCTGGAACTCCTGCAGCAGATCCTCCGGGTGGGGCGGCGAGCCGTGGTCAGCTTCCCCAACTTCGCCCACTGGCGCAACCGCTGCCAGCTCTTCTTCCAGGGCCAGGCCCCGGTGACGCCGGAGCTGCCCTACGACTGGCACGACACCCCCAACATTCGAGTGATAACCTTCAAGGATTTCTCGCGTTTCTGCGGTCATTACGGCATCCGCGTGCTGGAGCGCGTGGCCATCAAGAGCGAACCGTCCACCTTGACGGGGCTGGTTCTCAAGTGGTTGCCCAACCTGCGGGCCTCGTACGGGATATTTTTGCTGAGTAAGGAGTAG
- a CDS encoding acyltransferase family protein, which translates to MSESHHSGSMRTRYDVLDGMRGIAAITVMVAHYLPNSDLTIENIKFVTLNNAGLAVDFFFILSGFVITHSYGRRLLNGMSVWEYLCKRIIRLYPMFFVGLLIGVPAMIYFMKTGVSTYSNRSVVGSFVYNSAFIPFLSSSMIRFIGGKGAIVGEIFPANPPAWSLFFEMVASIAFVALLKYDRKILLRSTVACYAMLVVGGLISSFSDYAPFYLHLASGPTMDTFIGGFPRVFYGFTCGILIYQIARDDQCSRVFRDVVARLIRSSYSLYFVLVAVFLFPSEVMGLYTCFILAVVAPCLVLVGSTTRCTQQAGVLLARFLGWISYPVYCLHYPVGRAVFSFGDRVAVPREVLVLVSIAVTFIASIVIVKFLEEPVRRYLSGRLAKHAYFLERNKQVPSAQKAGEPVNL; encoded by the coding sequence ATGTCAGAAAGTCACCACTCAGGATCAATGCGAACCCGATATGATGTGCTTGATGGAATGCGAGGGATTGCTGCGATAACGGTTATGGTTGCTCATTATCTCCCGAATTCTGATTTAACAATTGAAAATATAAAATTCGTCACACTTAACAATGCAGGACTTGCGGTTGATTTTTTCTTCATACTTAGTGGATTCGTTATTACGCACTCGTATGGACGCCGACTGTTGAACGGCATGTCTGTTTGGGAGTATTTGTGCAAGAGAATAATTCGTCTGTATCCAATGTTTTTTGTTGGGCTATTGATTGGTGTTCCGGCCATGATCTATTTTATGAAGACCGGCGTTTCAACCTATTCCAATAGAAGTGTCGTCGGGTCATTCGTATATAATTCTGCGTTCATTCCGTTTCTTAGCAGCTCAATGATCCGTTTCATTGGAGGGAAAGGTGCAATTGTTGGGGAAATATTCCCGGCGAACCCTCCGGCGTGGTCATTGTTTTTTGAGATGGTGGCCAGCATCGCCTTTGTGGCTCTGTTGAAATACGATAGGAAGATTCTTCTAAGATCGACAGTCGCTTGCTACGCCATGCTTGTGGTTGGCGGCCTGATCTCGTCATTTTCAGATTATGCGCCTTTTTATTTGCATCTCGCGTCTGGACCAACCATGGATACGTTTATTGGTGGGTTTCCGCGGGTATTTTATGGGTTTACATGTGGGATTCTGATTTATCAGATTGCTCGCGATGATCAATGCAGTCGTGTTTTTCGGGATGTGGTTGCTAGACTTATCAGAAGTTCCTATTCATTGTATTTTGTTCTTGTGGCAGTATTTTTGTTTCCAAGTGAAGTCATGGGGTTATACACGTGTTTTATCTTGGCAGTTGTAGCTCCTTGCCTTGTGCTGGTTGGATCAACAACAAGATGCACGCAACAGGCGGGGGTGCTATTGGCCAGATTTCTGGGTTGGATTTCATATCCAGTGTATTGTCTTCATTATCCGGTAGGGAGAGCGGTGTTTTCGTTTGGAGACAGGGTCGCCGTTCCAAGAGAAGTGCTCGTCCTGGTGTCCATAGCTGTCACTTTTATTGCGTCGATAGTTATCGTAAAGTTTCTTGAAGAACCTGTTCGAAGATATCTGTCCGGTAGGCTCGCAAAGCATGCGTACTTTCTTGAGCGCAATAAGCAGGTGCCATCCGCCCAAAAGGCTGGTGAGCCAGTCAATTTGTGA
- a CDS encoding methyl-accepting chemotaxis protein: MSAGLFERLSETRLTVKFLTISLFSLAIFAGSLFGVILPKMETELLHVHQDSLRAVVGTIESLLKEYDSQVKRGDLTLEEAQKRAVHRIKMLRYGNNDYFWINDLTLPYPRMVMHPTVPALDGKVLDDPKFFCATHSQKGTDGELNPTPGGKANLFQALLEASQNDGRGFIIYRWFKPLAGGGVTTELFPKLSYGVVFKPWGWLVGSGVYIDHIDARIATLRGLGYAVLAAVFVVGLAVTLWLTRAFVGRQVDALVNFSGKVAEGDLAAQVPPVSFRAELGALKAALLTMVERLRQSIALAEEKTREAGLQAEQAKEQTRLAEQACRMAEQAKHEGEMTAVAAMAEAADGMGHVSQDLSGLLSEAVDGTGRQSRQAQDAARDVDQAARALTGVSGLASGAAGLAGEASAKAQAGSKVVESSAQAIEEVNTQALALSQSMHELGKQSQAIGAILTTIADIADQTNLLALNAAIEAARAGEAGRGFAVVADEVRKLAEKTMTATQEVSRSVGAIQEGAKGNLERMERASQAIAKATGLARESGEVFVTIVDIVGRSAGQTSAIADNARRQSETMDAVAQAVESISATAQEIASNASESLEALRRLTSEQARLGEVIRDFEAGDGNKALPR; encoded by the coding sequence ATGTCCGCAGGACTCTTCGAAAGGCTTTCCGAAACGCGTCTTACCGTCAAATTCCTCACCATATCGCTCTTCTCCCTGGCTATTTTCGCCGGGTCGCTCTTCGGGGTCATTCTCCCGAAGATGGAGACGGAACTCCTTCACGTGCATCAAGACTCCCTTCGGGCCGTAGTCGGCACCATTGAATCGCTCTTGAAAGAATACGACAGCCAAGTGAAGCGCGGCGACCTGACCCTGGAAGAAGCCCAGAAAAGAGCCGTCCACCGCATCAAGATGCTTCGATACGGTAACAACGATTATTTCTGGATCAACGACCTCACGCTGCCCTACCCGCGCATGGTCATGCACCCCACCGTGCCCGCCCTGGACGGAAAGGTGCTGGACGACCCCAAGTTCTTCTGCGCCACGCACTCCCAAAAGGGAACAGACGGAGAGCTCAATCCCACTCCCGGAGGCAAGGCCAACCTCTTCCAGGCCCTTCTGGAGGCCTCGCAGAACGACGGACGGGGGTTCATCATCTACCGCTGGTTCAAGCCCCTGGCCGGTGGCGGCGTCACCACGGAGCTCTTCCCCAAGCTGTCCTACGGCGTGGTCTTCAAGCCCTGGGGCTGGCTGGTGGGCAGCGGCGTGTACATCGACCACATCGACGCCCGCATCGCCACCCTGCGTGGGCTGGGCTACGCGGTGCTGGCCGCGGTCTTCGTGGTGGGGCTCGCCGTCACCCTGTGGCTGACGCGCGCCTTCGTGGGCCGCCAGGTGGACGCCCTGGTGAATTTCTCGGGCAAGGTGGCCGAGGGCGACCTTGCCGCCCAGGTGCCGCCCGTGTCCTTCAGGGCGGAACTGGGCGCTCTCAAGGCCGCCCTGCTCACCATGGTGGAGCGCCTGCGCCAGTCCATCGCCCTGGCCGAGGAAAAGACCCGCGAGGCGGGGCTCCAGGCCGAGCAGGCCAAGGAGCAGACCCGCCTGGCCGAGCAGGCCTGCCGCATGGCCGAACAGGCCAAGCACGAAGGCGAAATGACCGCCGTGGCCGCCATGGCCGAGGCCGCCGACGGCATGGGCCACGTGTCCCAGGACCTCTCTGGGCTTCTCTCCGAGGCCGTGGACGGCACCGGCCGCCAGAGCCGCCAGGCCCAGGACGCCGCCCGGGACGTGGACCAGGCCGCCCGCGCCCTGACCGGCGTCTCCGGCCTTGCTTCCGGGGCCGCCGGCCTGGCCGGGGAAGCCAGCGCCAAGGCCCAGGCGGGCTCCAAGGTGGTGGAAAGCTCCGCCCAGGCCATCGAGGAGGTCAACACCCAGGCCCTGGCACTGTCCCAGTCCATGCACGAGCTGGGCAAGCAGAGCCAGGCCATCGGGGCCATCCTCACCACTATCGCCGACATCGCCGACCAGACCAACCTGCTGGCCCTGAACGCGGCCATCGAGGCCGCCCGGGCCGGTGAGGCCGGGCGCGGCTTCGCCGTGGTGGCCGACGAGGTGAGAAAGCTCGCCGAAAAGACCATGACCGCCACCCAGGAGGTCTCCAGGTCCGTGGGAGCCATCCAGGAAGGGGCCAAGGGCAACCTGGAACGCATGGAACGCGCCTCCCAGGCCATCGCCAAGGCCACGGGACTGGCCAGGGAGTCCGGCGAGGTGTTCGTCACCATCGTGGACATCGTGGGGCGCTCGGCCGGGCAGACCTCGGCCATCGCCGACAACGCCCGGCGCCAATCCGAAACCATGGACGCGGTGGCCCAGGCCGTGGAATCCATCTCCGCCACCGCCCAGGAGATCGCCAGCAACGCCTCGGAGTCGCTCGAGGCCCTGCGCAGGCTCACCAGCGAACAGGCCCGGCTCGGCGAGGTCATACGGGATTTCGAAGCGGGCGACGGGAACAAGGCGCTGCCTCGGTAG
- the acs gene encoding acetate--CoA ligase, producing the protein MTDNIETLLHEDRIFQPPVGPHHARAHIKSLEEYRAVYKRSVEDPEGYWGDRARELLTWASPFGKVMDCDFDKASFKWFQGGTLNAAYNCLDRHLDGPRRNKAAIIWQGDRPDDVRVLTYQMLHDEVCKFANVLKSLGVHKGDRVALYLGMVPELAIAMLACARIGAAHSIVFAGFSAHSLRDRINDCHAKVVVCGDAVRRAGKAIGLKHNVDEALKECPSVTRVVVHNSANTQIDWVEERDIWWHEAMADPDMLAPCPPVPMDSEDVLFILYTSGSTGKPKGVFHTTGGYLAYAAHTTQLVFDIQEEDVHWCTADIGWVTGHSYIVYGPLALGATSVMFEGVPTWPGPDRFWATVAKFKVNTFYTAPTAIRALMREGVKWTKNHDLSSLRILGSVGEPINPEAWMWYHDNIGAGKLPIVDTWWQTETGGLMISPLPYATPLKPGSASLPLPGIVPKVVDKDGKEVCCGQGGFLVITQAWPGMLRGVWGDQERYRKQYFEAFPGVYETGDGARMDADGYVWIMGRVDDVVNVSGHRMGTAEIESALVAHPDVAEAAVVGMPHDIKGQAIYAYVTLKEGVDASDELLAALKKHVRSEIGPIATPEVIQFAQGLPKTRSGKIMRRILRKIAEGEIGQLGDTSTLADPGVVTDLIEGKDKLFG; encoded by the coding sequence ATGACCGACAACATCGAAACCCTGCTCCACGAAGACCGCATCTTCCAGCCCCCGGTCGGGCCGCACCACGCCCGCGCCCATATTAAAAGCCTCGAAGAGTACCGCGCAGTATACAAACGCTCCGTGGAAGACCCCGAAGGCTACTGGGGCGATCGCGCCCGCGAGCTTCTGACCTGGGCCTCCCCCTTCGGCAAGGTCATGGACTGCGATTTCGACAAAGCATCCTTCAAGTGGTTCCAGGGCGGCACGCTCAACGCCGCCTACAACTGCCTGGACCGCCACCTGGACGGCCCCCGCCGCAACAAGGCGGCCATCATCTGGCAGGGCGACCGCCCGGACGACGTGCGCGTGCTCACCTACCAGATGCTGCACGACGAGGTCTGCAAGTTCGCCAACGTCCTGAAAAGCCTGGGCGTGCACAAGGGCGACCGCGTGGCACTGTACCTGGGCATGGTGCCGGAGCTGGCCATCGCCATGCTGGCCTGCGCCCGCATCGGCGCGGCCCACTCCATCGTGTTCGCCGGATTCTCGGCCCACTCCCTGCGCGACCGCATCAACGATTGCCACGCCAAGGTGGTGGTCTGCGGCGACGCCGTGCGCCGCGCCGGCAAGGCCATTGGGCTCAAGCACAACGTGGACGAGGCCCTCAAGGAATGCCCCAGCGTCACCCGCGTGGTGGTGCACAACAGCGCGAACACCCAGATCGACTGGGTGGAGGAGCGCGACATCTGGTGGCACGAGGCCATGGCCGACCCGGACATGCTGGCCCCCTGCCCCCCCGTGCCCATGGACTCCGAGGACGTGCTCTTCATCCTCTACACCTCCGGCTCCACCGGCAAGCCCAAGGGCGTGTTCCACACCACCGGCGGCTACCTGGCCTACGCGGCACACACCACCCAGCTGGTCTTCGACATCCAGGAAGAGGACGTGCACTGGTGTACCGCCGACATCGGCTGGGTCACGGGCCACAGCTACATCGTCTACGGGCCGCTGGCCCTTGGGGCCACGTCGGTGATGTTCGAGGGCGTGCCCACCTGGCCCGGCCCCGACCGTTTCTGGGCCACCGTGGCAAAGTTCAAGGTCAACACCTTCTACACCGCCCCCACGGCCATCCGGGCGCTCATGCGCGAAGGCGTGAAGTGGACCAAGAACCACGATCTCTCCTCGCTTCGCATCCTGGGCAGCGTGGGCGAGCCCATCAACCCCGAGGCCTGGATGTGGTACCACGACAACATCGGCGCGGGGAAACTGCCCATCGTGGACACCTGGTGGCAGACCGAGACCGGCGGCCTCATGATCTCCCCCCTGCCCTACGCCACTCCCTTGAAGCCCGGCTCGGCTTCGCTGCCCCTGCCCGGCATCGTCCCCAAGGTGGTGGACAAGGACGGCAAGGAGGTCTGCTGCGGCCAGGGCGGCTTCCTGGTGATCACCCAGGCCTGGCCCGGCATGCTGCGCGGCGTCTGGGGCGACCAGGAGCGCTACCGCAAGCAGTATTTCGAGGCCTTCCCCGGCGTCTACGAGACCGGCGACGGCGCGCGCATGGACGCTGACGGCTACGTCTGGATCATGGGCCGCGTGGACGACGTGGTGAACGTGTCCGGCCACCGCATGGGCACGGCCGAGATCGAGTCCGCCCTGGTGGCGCACCCGGACGTGGCCGAGGCCGCAGTGGTGGGCATGCCCCACGACATCAAGGGCCAGGCCATCTACGCCTACGTCACCCTGAAGGAGGGCGTGGACGCCTCCGACGAGTTGCTGGCGGCGCTCAAAAAGCACGTGCGTTCGGAAATCGGCCCCATCGCCACCCCCGAGGTCATCCAGTTCGCGCAAGGGTTGCCCAAGACCCGCTCGGGCAAGATCATGCGCCGCATCCTGCGCAAGATCGCCGAGGGCGAGATCGGCCAGTTGGGCGACACTTCCACCCTGGCCGATCCGGGCGTGGTCACGGACCTCATCGAGGGCAAGGACAAGCTCTTCGGGTAG
- a CDS encoding 3'-5' exonuclease, which yields MKWWPWSGREPDEPVGRAEFVVFDLETGGLDPSRDAVLSMGAVKMHGGRIDLGSVFEMLVRPSGKVPSHESVRVHLLTPSELKDKPPIEEALPAFLEYCGDAVLTGWHVELDMAFLRSWAKRLKLPPPPNRSLDVLGLYLAIRGGRGSHLLDELPLKDATLYSVARALGVSPRGAHNALGDAWLTAQVLQRFLSILRSSRQGEEPTLQTVLRLASPASQPRATAQPAFF from the coding sequence ATGAAATGGTGGCCCTGGTCCGGCCGTGAGCCGGACGAGCCCGTAGGACGCGCGGAGTTCGTGGTCTTCGACCTGGAGACCGGCGGGCTCGACCCCTCGCGCGACGCCGTCCTGTCCATGGGGGCGGTGAAGATGCACGGCGGGCGCATCGACCTGGGCAGCGTGTTCGAGATGCTGGTGCGCCCCTCGGGCAAGGTCCCTTCACACGAGAGCGTGCGGGTGCACCTGCTCACGCCCTCGGAGCTCAAGGACAAGCCCCCCATCGAGGAGGCCCTGCCCGCCTTCCTGGAATACTGCGGCGACGCGGTGCTCACGGGCTGGCACGTGGAGCTGGACATGGCTTTCCTGCGCTCCTGGGCCAAGCGGCTGAAGCTCCCTCCCCCCCCCAACCGGAGCCTGGACGTCCTGGGGCTGTACCTGGCTATCCGGGGCGGGCGGGGATCGCACCTGCTGGACGAACTGCCGCTCAAGGACGCCACCCTCTACAGCGTGGCCCGAGCGCTGGGGGTCTCCCCCCGGGGAGCCCACAACGCCCTTGGCGACGCCTGGCTCACCGCCCAGGTGCTCCAGCGGTTCCTGTCCATCCTGCGCTCCTCGCGGCAGGGGGAGGAGCCCACCCTGCAGACGGTTCTGCGCCTGGCCTCGCCCGCCTCGCAGCCCAGAGCCACGGCCCAGCCCGCCTTCTTCTGA
- a CDS encoding DUF294 nucleotidyltransferase-like domain-containing protein, with amino-acid sequence MIIEDVVDFFREAPPLSFLEPARLAALARRAGLDFFPEGTRVLGAGGAGEGFVLAVKKGVLRAGGEDWGEGEVLGWTGMEADAAEDCVCYLLPPEDVADALRGRPELFDFLEGRLSAGVLELGLAGIVREIPAWLAKRPLAAVTAGEALRVGDPLPAGTTLRQAAKIMSATARDAVVVLGREGRPSGVVTDRDFRSKAVEAGLSPDAPVEAIMTSPVVSVDSCASCFDALMAMTRHHLRHVVVMAGRLPAGVLSAQELLLKQVGSPPGLAARMAGAASAEELARVAELLDPLALGLLREGARASGLGRIVGGLREALASRACQLAQEVLGPPPAGYALLLLGRAARREGPALCPMWHAVVHEEAPGGDVWFERLGAFLSEAFEIANLSGAPGTPSAENPAWRGTLAQWRARLDDWVHARPGSPHGSAGQFDPAWFDFRPVHGQLWLGEALRTHLSGLMGAACRMDCAPEGADLAESLAGTARSWALRLGLPRISSVERALALDQLSPLGAELAHALEYLTAWQWVGEPSRRSPLARAFTRMCRAAAGRVNDEMVALVRP; translated from the coding sequence ATGATCATCGAAGACGTGGTGGATTTCTTCCGGGAGGCCCCCCCCCTGTCGTTTCTGGAACCGGCCAGGCTCGCGGCCCTGGCCCGGCGTGCAGGGCTGGACTTCTTCCCCGAGGGGACGCGGGTGCTGGGGGCGGGAGGGGCCGGCGAAGGCTTCGTGCTGGCGGTGAAGAAGGGCGTCCTGCGCGCCGGCGGCGAGGACTGGGGCGAGGGCGAGGTGCTGGGCTGGACCGGGATGGAGGCGGACGCGGCGGAAGACTGCGTCTGCTACCTGCTGCCCCCCGAGGACGTGGCCGACGCCCTGCGCGGACGGCCCGAGCTGTTCGACTTTCTGGAGGGACGCTTGAGCGCGGGCGTGCTGGAGCTGGGTCTGGCGGGCATCGTGCGCGAGATTCCGGCCTGGCTGGCCAAGCGTCCCCTGGCCGCGGTGACGGCGGGCGAGGCGTTGCGCGTGGGCGACCCGCTGCCCGCGGGCACGACCCTGCGCCAGGCCGCGAAAATCATGAGCGCCACCGCCCGGGATGCGGTGGTGGTGCTTGGCCGCGAAGGGCGGCCCTCGGGCGTGGTCACGGACCGGGACTTCCGTTCCAAGGCGGTGGAGGCCGGGCTCTCCCCGGACGCCCCGGTGGAGGCCATCATGACCTCGCCGGTGGTGTCCGTGGATTCCTGCGCCTCCTGTTTCGACGCCCTCATGGCCATGACCCGCCACCACCTCCGGCATGTGGTGGTCATGGCCGGAAGGCTGCCCGCCGGGGTGCTCTCGGCCCAGGAACTCTTGCTCAAGCAGGTGGGCTCCCCGCCCGGACTGGCCGCCAGGATGGCCGGGGCCGCGTCGGCGGAGGAACTGGCCCGCGTGGCCGAACTTCTGGATCCGCTCGCGCTGGGGCTTCTTCGGGAGGGTGCGCGAGCCTCCGGACTCGGACGCATCGTGGGCGGGCTGCGCGAGGCCCTGGCCTCGCGGGCCTGCCAGCTCGCCCAGGAGGTCCTGGGGCCGCCCCCGGCGGGCTACGCCTTGCTGCTTCTGGGCCGGGCCGCCCGGCGCGAAGGCCCGGCCCTGTGCCCCATGTGGCACGCCGTGGTCCATGAGGAAGCCCCGGGCGGCGACGTCTGGTTCGAGCGGCTGGGGGCGTTTCTGTCCGAGGCGTTCGAGATCGCCAACCTTTCGGGCGCTCCGGGCACGCCGTCGGCCGAGAACCCGGCCTGGCGCGGCACGCTCGCCCAGTGGCGCGCGCGGCTGGACGACTGGGTCCATGCCCGGCCCGGATCGCCGCACGGATCGGCCGGACAATTCGATCCGGCCTGGTTCGACTTCCGGCCGGTGCACGGCCAGCTCTGGCTGGGCGAGGCGTTGCGAACGCACCTGTCCGGGCTCATGGGCGCAGCTTGCCGCATGGACTGCGCCCCCGAAGGCGCAGACCTTGCGGAATCCCTGGCGGGCACGGCCCGCAGCTGGGCGCTTCGCCTGGGGCTGCCGCGCATCTCGAGCGTGGAGCGGGCCCTGGCCCTGGATCAGCTGAGCCCGTTGGGAGCGGAACTGGCCCACGCCCTGGAGTATCTCACAGCCTGGCAATGGGTGGGCGAGCCCTCGCGGCGCTCCCCCCTGGCCCGGGCGTTCACGCGCATGTGCCGCGCCGCGGCGGGGAGGGTGAACGATGAAATGGTGGCCCTGGTCCGGCCGTGA
- a CDS encoding putative nucleotidyltransferase substrate binding domain-containing protein has product MNADDGFLGLTTGSLTLKHPVFVGAEASVTEAARAMRAANATACLVGSPESVAGILTERDIVRAVAEEQDLEGPASALMSQGVVGVGQGELVCEAFLAMIRHSIRRLAVTDANGRVVSMIEERDLMAARLESPVALAAAMAKAPDAEALATAYAGLGALVPRWLKQGADVTRAGALAAAVRDQLFARAAELALAAGPDPGPLALAALGSEGRREQFLATDQDNALVLGEGADPAKASTFAKRLMDILARAGLPPCENGVTADNAPWRMDLDGWGERLDALGRDLGPDAVLSLSLLADARHVFGRPDLTAGLRGALLHAVREAPRALRYMAREAARFEPPVTVFGGLSVRKREPGLGGLDIKRGGIFPLTQGARVLALEYEIEPTDTASRLSGAAEAGALSNDTARTLAQAMAFLQELRLRFQAEAVADGREPDNFVYPEKLTRLERSRLKDCLKAVAEFQAMLANKYALHLLT; this is encoded by the coding sequence ATGAACGCCGACGACGGCTTCCTGGGGCTCACCACCGGCAGCCTTACGCTGAAACATCCGGTGTTCGTCGGGGCGGAAGCTTCCGTGACCGAGGCGGCGCGCGCCATGCGCGCCGCCAACGCCACGGCCTGCCTGGTGGGCTCCCCGGAATCCGTCGCGGGCATCCTCACCGAGCGCGACATCGTGCGCGCCGTGGCCGAGGAGCAGGACCTCGAAGGCCCGGCCTCGGCGCTCATGAGCCAGGGAGTGGTCGGAGTGGGCCAGGGGGAACTGGTCTGCGAGGCCTTCCTGGCCATGATCCGCCATTCGATCCGCCGCCTGGCCGTCACGGACGCGAACGGACGGGTGGTCTCCATGATCGAGGAGCGCGACCTCATGGCCGCGCGCCTGGAGAGCCCGGTGGCTCTGGCCGCCGCCATGGCCAAGGCCCCGGACGCCGAGGCCCTGGCCACGGCCTACGCGGGACTGGGAGCACTGGTGCCGCGCTGGCTCAAACAGGGCGCGGACGTAACGCGCGCCGGAGCCCTGGCCGCCGCAGTGCGCGACCAGCTGTTCGCGCGGGCGGCCGAGCTGGCCCTGGCCGCCGGTCCCGATCCCGGCCCGCTGGCCCTGGCGGCGCTTGGAAGCGAGGGCAGGCGCGAACAGTTCCTGGCCACGGACCAGGACAACGCCCTGGTGCTGGGCGAAGGGGCTGATCCGGCGAAAGCCTCGACTTTCGCCAAACGGCTCATGGACATCCTGGCCCGGGCGGGGCTGCCGCCCTGCGAAAACGGCGTCACCGCCGACAACGCCCCCTGGCGCATGGACCTCGACGGCTGGGGCGAACGCCTGGACGCCCTGGGACGTGATCTCGGCCCGGACGCGGTGCTTTCGCTCTCGCTCCTGGCCGACGCCCGTCACGTGTTCGGCCGCCCGGATCTCACCGCCGGGCTGCGCGGGGCCCTCCTGCACGCCGTGCGCGAGGCTCCCCGGGCGCTCCGCTACATGGCCCGCGAGGCCGCGCGCTTCGAGCCCCCCGTCACCGTGTTCGGGGGCCTTTCCGTGCGCAAGCGCGAGCCCGGGCTCGGAGGGCTGGACATCAAGCGGGGGGGCATCTTCCCCCTGACCCAGGGCGCGCGGGTGCTGGCCCTGGAATACGAAATCGAGCCCACGGACACGGCTTCGCGCCTTTCTGGCGCGGCCGAGGCCGGCGCGCTCTCGAACGACACCGCCCGGACCCTGGCCCAGGCCATGGCCTTCCTGCAGGAGCTTCGCCTGCGCTTCCAGGCCGAGGCCGTGGCGGACGGACGCGAGCCGGACAACTTCGTCTATCCCGAGAAGCTCACGCGCCTGGAGCGCTCGCGCCTCAAGGACTGCCTCAAGGCCGTGGCGGAGTTCCAAGCCATGCTCGCAAACAAATACGCCCTGCACCTGCTCACATGA